From one Lysinibacillus sp. G4S2 genomic stretch:
- a CDS encoding DeoR family transcriptional regulator has product MKPTTDRMLNRIKDVYMFILDKGTVSTQDLVEEFSITPRTVQRDLNVLAFNDLVMSPSRGKWTTTKKKVKLTS; this is encoded by the coding sequence ATGAAACCAACTACTGATCGAATGCTTAATCGTATTAAAGACGTGTACATGTTTATTTTAGACAAAGGAACCGTGTCTACACAGGATTTAGTCGAAGAGTTTAGTATCACTCCTCGCACTGTTCAAAGAGATTTGAACGTGTTAGCCTTTAACGATTTGGTGATGAGTCCAAGTCGAGGCAAATGGACAACGACGAAGAAAAAAGTAAAATTGACGTCTTAG
- a CDS encoding MFS transporter, producing the protein MQLAKMFHPLVWIILGGTIFTRIASFMAMPFLAIYLHNEIEASPLQIGLTIGIAPLISTVGGFIGGYLTDRFGRKSVILLTIIVWSIVFFGFATAQTVWFFVALNALNGLCRSFFEPSTQALMIDFTPADKRKRLFSLRYTAINIAAVIGPVIGVYISQLSSPSIPFMLTGTMYIIYAVFLFFVLNRYEMQQQKASTQTKIMQTFTILLTNRVLLSFIFGAILINIGYSQFDSTLPQIIELKIEDGTKLYSLLISLNAAVVLLLQLPISILSERFSSSVTLLVGILFLAFGLLLFGFSNNYPLYIIAMIIFTIGEIFAFPTMSIMIDEIAPDTQKATYLGAAQFKNFGGFIGPIIGGWLLSHYMNALFAVIAVIVLCSCIFYRSKLKLQQ; encoded by the coding sequence ATGCAACTAGCCAAAATGTTTCATCCACTCGTTTGGATTATTTTAGGCGGAACTATTTTCACACGCATTGCAAGTTTTATGGCGATGCCCTTTCTAGCAATTTATCTACATAATGAAATTGAAGCCTCCCCTTTACAAATAGGTTTGACAATTGGTATTGCACCGCTAATCTCTACTGTAGGAGGGTTCATAGGTGGTTATTTAACAGATCGATTTGGTAGGAAAAGCGTCATTTTGCTTACTATTATTGTTTGGAGCATCGTGTTCTTTGGCTTTGCAACAGCACAAACTGTTTGGTTCTTCGTTGCACTAAACGCCTTGAATGGCTTATGTCGTTCCTTCTTCGAACCTTCAACCCAAGCATTAATGATTGATTTTACTCCCGCTGACAAACGAAAAAGATTGTTTTCATTGCGCTATACAGCCATTAATATAGCAGCGGTTATCGGCCCCGTTATTGGTGTTTATATTTCTCAATTATCCAGCCCAAGTATTCCTTTTATGCTGACAGGAACTATGTATATTATTTATGCTGTATTTTTATTTTTCGTTTTGAATCGCTATGAAATGCAACAACAAAAAGCTTCAACACAAACAAAAATAATGCAAACCTTCACAATACTATTAACAAATCGTGTACTACTAAGTTTTATTTTTGGTGCTATTTTAATAAATATTGGCTACTCTCAATTTGATTCAACACTGCCACAAATCATTGAGCTTAAAATTGAAGATGGTACTAAGCTTTATTCTCTCTTAATCTCACTAAATGCAGCAGTTGTATTATTACTACAATTACCGATTAGTATTCTTTCAGAACGTTTTTCATCTTCAGTTACTCTATTAGTAGGAATCTTGTTTTTGGCGTTTGGTCTTTTATTATTCGGCTTCTCAAATAATTATCCGCTGTATATTATCGCTATGATTATTTTTACGATTGGTGAAATTTTCGCCTTTCCAACTATGAGTATCATGATTGATGAAATTGCACCTGATACACAAAAGGCAACTTATTTAGGGGCAGCCCAATTTAAAAATTTCGGGGGCTTTATTGGGCCAATTATCGGTGGGTGGCTATTATCACATTATATGAATGCACTGTTTGCAGTCATTGCTGTTATTGTTTTATGCAGCTGTATTTTTTATAGATCAAAACTCAAGCTTCAACAGTAA
- a CDS encoding GGDEF domain-containing protein, whose amino-acid sequence MKNLRIKLFISLIAFALVLVAVISYVNRQILVADIEEQEAVNRTLIENHILTDMQAVDNAHYYFDKNISIKMEEVLRGLITYYEENPDVATWDLQKIKNEHGMDVYILDQSNTVIYTTFKKDKGLNFSNCCKRFSSLLDERRASGEFYSDGIDISTTTGGYRKFGYLATPDNKYLFELGIDLLDDPVFQTFNFDKTSEYLIDKYADLIEVQTINAGGVFFDDSKSSKITVKDQSEKFQEHFELAKNTMKPTEFQKEFKDGYIEKYRFLPYEAEAIRGESSKRVVYVKYGNFTELKALDKNIKQFRILLCIALVTSFIMLLVINKLLSKTIHLATYDPLTNVYNRATYIRKMDNLLRKRKLNQPGLLLLDLDNFKQVNDRFGHSEGDKILIETAKILKQEVRGQGFVVRFGGDEFAIVLYDTKHEAMQQLANSILEKIHHLKDEDKVTIDRWSVLSVSMGGTICIHSDETERSLFERADKALYQSKNAGKDQYSSYEEVAADK is encoded by the coding sequence ATGAAAAACTTGAGAATTAAATTATTCATATCTTTAATTGCCTTTGCATTAGTTCTGGTTGCTGTAATTTCTTATGTCAACAGGCAAATACTAGTAGCAGATATAGAAGAACAAGAAGCCGTGAATAGAACGTTAATCGAAAATCATATTCTGACAGATATGCAAGCTGTAGATAATGCACATTATTATTTTGATAAAAATATCTCTATAAAAATGGAAGAAGTATTAAGGGGACTTATTACATATTATGAAGAAAATCCAGATGTAGCGACGTGGGATTTGCAAAAGATTAAAAACGAGCATGGTATGGATGTGTACATACTCGATCAATCAAATACCGTAATTTATACAACTTTTAAAAAAGATAAAGGGTTGAATTTTTCCAATTGTTGCAAACGTTTTTCTTCTTTACTTGATGAACGTCGAGCAAGCGGGGAATTCTACAGTGATGGCATAGATATTTCGACGACCACCGGGGGATATCGAAAATTTGGCTATTTAGCAACACCGGACAACAAATATTTGTTTGAGCTAGGTATAGACTTACTTGATGATCCTGTATTCCAAACCTTTAACTTTGACAAAACTTCTGAATATTTAATTGATAAATATGCTGATTTGATAGAAGTACAAACGATAAATGCGGGAGGCGTTTTCTTTGATGATTCTAAATCCAGTAAAATAACTGTGAAAGATCAATCGGAAAAATTTCAAGAGCATTTTGAACTAGCAAAAAACACGATGAAGCCAACGGAATTTCAAAAAGAGTTTAAAGATGGCTATATCGAAAAGTATCGTTTTTTACCATATGAAGCCGAAGCGATTCGAGGGGAATCTTCAAAAAGGGTTGTATATGTGAAATATGGGAACTTTACAGAACTAAAGGCACTAGATAAAAATATAAAGCAGTTTCGGATATTGCTTTGTATTGCCTTAGTAACTTCTTTTATTATGCTATTAGTCATCAATAAACTCCTTTCTAAAACGATTCATCTTGCAACATACGATCCATTAACAAATGTTTATAATCGTGCTACTTATATTAGAAAAATGGACAACTTATTAAGGAAAAGGAAGTTGAATCAACCTGGTTTATTGTTGTTAGATTTAGATAATTTTAAACAAGTAAATGATCGATTTGGACATAGTGAAGGGGATAAAATCCTCATTGAAACAGCAAAAATTTTAAAACAAGAAGTGAGAGGTCAAGGCTTTGTTGTAAGGTTTGGTGGGGATGAATTTGCAATTGTTTTATATGACACGAAGCATGAAGCTATGCAGCAATTAGCGAATTCTATTTTGGAGAAAATACACCACTTGAAGGATGAAGATAAAGTCACTATTGATAGATGGTCTGTACTTTCGGTTAGTATGGGTGGTACCATTTGCATTCATTCAGATGAGACGGAAAGAAGCTTATTTGAGCGTGCAGATAAGGCATTATATCAATCGAAAAATGCTGGTAAAGATCAATATTCTAGTTATGAAGAAGTTGCTGCTGATAAATAA
- a CDS encoding pseudouridine synthase, protein MRLDKLLANMGYGSRKEVKQLLKQKAVTVDGAYVKDSALHVDPEKQDVSVFGERVIYTEFVYFMMNKPPGVISATEDLRDETVIDLLEPLHQHFQPFPVGRLDKDTEGLLLLTNDGTLAHNLLSPKKHVPKVYYAQIEGIVTEEDCEKFAQGVELDDGYVTKPGELIILKSAQQSEIELTIQEGKFHQVKRMFEAVGKRVTYLKRLSMGNLKLDDKLALGKYRELTAEELACLQNRD, encoded by the coding sequence ATGCGATTAGATAAATTACTGGCGAATATGGGCTACGGTTCACGCAAGGAAGTTAAGCAGCTTCTAAAGCAAAAAGCAGTGACAGTAGATGGCGCATATGTGAAGGATTCTGCATTGCATGTTGACCCTGAAAAGCAGGATGTCTCCGTTTTTGGTGAACGTGTTATTTATACAGAATTTGTATACTTTATGATGAATAAGCCTCCTGGAGTTATTTCTGCAACAGAAGATTTACGAGATGAGACCGTCATCGATTTGTTAGAGCCTTTACATCAACATTTCCAACCTTTCCCGGTAGGTCGCTTAGATAAAGATACAGAAGGATTATTGCTGTTAACAAATGACGGCACGTTAGCGCATAATTTATTGTCTCCTAAAAAACATGTGCCAAAGGTCTATTATGCTCAAATAGAAGGAATTGTCACGGAGGAAGACTGTGAGAAATTTGCTCAAGGTGTTGAGCTAGACGATGGTTATGTAACAAAACCAGGAGAACTCATCATATTAAAATCTGCTCAGCAATCCGAAATTGAGTTAACGATCCAAGAAGGTAAGTTTCATCAGGTGAAGCGTATGTTTGAGGCAGTAGGTAAACGTGTAACATATTTAAAAAGGCTGTCGATGGGTAACTTAAAGCTAGATGACAAGCTAGCATTAGGTAAATATCGAGAGTTAACGGCTGAAGAACTAGCATGCTTACAAAATAGAGATTAA
- a CDS encoding polysaccharide biosynthesis protein, with translation MSNLMKGTAILTMGMFLSKVLGLIYIFPFYAIVGEENVALYQYAYIPYSIMLAIAISGAPIAVSKFVSKYNAIGDYQSGRKLMKSGILIMLITGFAAFLTLFLLATPIAGLVIKSDDQAFTVEQIASVMRWVSFALIVVPFMSLWRGFFQGYDKMEPTAISQLVEQIVRIVVLLGGSFLVVVVFNGKPSTAISFAVFAAFIGAIGGLLVLYYYWKKYQPEFDLLRSQSVTSTQLPMSNIYKEVITYSIPMVFVGVANPLFQLVDMLTFNGAMTSIGLAEVTDKYLSMINFTTHKVVIIPVMLATGFSMALVPTITKYYTQGEYLSLRHAMDKTYQMLIFITLPAVVGISLLSNEIYYMLYSESEMGATILAHYAPVAILFALFQVTAALLQGIDFQKWIVLSLLSGILVKLAINIPLIRWMEADGALLATAIGYSVSIIINVLVLRHTLNYRSEMVIRRVLLISCLTMAMAVSVLIVHKLLDLLMGPVDGKFSALVYSVICAGVGVAVYGYLSLRLGLAQKLLGERLTRITNKLGIK, from the coding sequence ATGTCCAATTTAATGAAAGGTACTGCGATATTAACAATGGGGATGTTTTTATCGAAGGTGCTCGGATTAATTTATATTTTTCCGTTTTATGCAATTGTGGGTGAGGAAAATGTCGCGCTCTATCAATATGCATACATCCCTTATTCGATTATGCTGGCAATAGCCATCTCAGGTGCGCCAATTGCTGTATCCAAGTTTGTTTCTAAATACAATGCAATCGGTGATTACCAATCAGGCCGCAAACTTATGAAGTCAGGCATACTTATTATGTTGATAACGGGTTTTGCTGCATTTCTTACACTCTTTTTATTAGCGACGCCAATCGCGGGTCTTGTTATTAAAAGTGATGACCAGGCATTTACGGTAGAGCAAATTGCCTCAGTTATGCGCTGGGTCAGCTTTGCATTAATTGTCGTGCCATTTATGAGTCTTTGGCGTGGGTTTTTCCAAGGCTATGATAAAATGGAGCCTACAGCAATTTCGCAGTTAGTAGAGCAAATTGTTCGTATTGTTGTGTTATTGGGTGGTTCATTCCTAGTTGTAGTAGTTTTCAATGGGAAACCATCAACAGCTATTTCCTTTGCAGTATTTGCTGCCTTTATCGGGGCAATTGGTGGATTGCTGGTACTCTATTATTATTGGAAAAAATATCAGCCTGAATTTGATTTACTGCGCAGTCAAAGCGTTACGTCTACGCAGCTACCAATGTCCAACATATATAAAGAAGTAATTACGTATTCAATTCCAATGGTATTTGTAGGCGTTGCTAATCCATTATTCCAATTAGTCGATATGCTCACATTTAATGGAGCTATGACATCAATAGGATTAGCGGAAGTAACGGATAAGTATTTATCAATGATTAACTTTACAACACATAAGGTTGTCATTATTCCAGTAATGCTAGCTACAGGTTTTTCAATGGCGCTAGTACCGACGATTACAAAATACTATACGCAAGGTGAATATTTATCGTTACGACATGCAATGGATAAGACATATCAAATGTTGATTTTTATTACATTGCCAGCAGTAGTTGGGATTTCATTGTTATCAAATGAAATATACTATATGCTCTATTCTGAAAGTGAGATGGGGGCTACGATTTTAGCCCATTACGCACCTGTTGCTATTTTATTTGCATTGTTCCAAGTGACAGCAGCTCTTTTACAGGGCATTGATTTCCAAAAGTGGATTGTTCTCAGCTTATTATCAGGAATTTTAGTAAAGCTAGCCATTAACATTCCTTTAATTCGTTGGATGGAGGCGGATGGTGCGCTTCTTGCTACAGCTATTGGCTATAGTGTGTCAATTATCATTAATGTTCTTGTACTCCGTCATACACTAAACTACAGATCAGAAATGGTTATACGACGTGTATTGCTTATTTCTTGTTTGACGATGGCAATGGCGGTAAGTGTACTAATCGTTCATAAACTTTTAGATTTATTAATGGGACCAGTAGATGGTAAATTCTCTGCATTAGTTTATTCTGTTATTTGTGCTGGAGTAGGTGTAGCAGTATATGGCTATTTATCCTTACGCTTAGGCTTAGCACAAAAACTTCTCGGTGAACGATTGACAAGAATTACGAACAAACTGGGGATTAAATAG
- the asnB gene encoding asparagine synthase (glutamine-hydrolyzing), translating to MCGFIGYINGTNVIDHHQTIENMMNTIIHRGPDSGGIHSDDKVTLGFRRLSIIDLSDVANQPLYSADGNIVLVFNGEIFNFQELRADLIAKGHNFKTHSDSEVIIYGYVEYGVEFVKKLRGMFAFCIWDKKNDLQFIARDGFGIKPLYYTENTTDGTFIFGSEIKSFLPHPSFIKELNKNALRPYLTFQYSSMDETFFKGVYKLQPAHYMLIQNGKKKIVQYWDKKFHAKEAPIEKYVEDIRTTVSESVDAHQISDVKVGSFLSGGIDSSYITSLLRPDKSFSVGFSDYEDMFNETNLAKDLSDTLNIQNERKYISADECFEALPKIQWHMDEPQSNPSSVPLYFLSELASKDVTVVLSGEGADEIFGGYSWYQNSGKMQKYEKVPFGIRKALRGIAEALPKNQYTHFLVKGGQTVEERFIGEAVVWDEEDALNVLKPDYKNGPSVKSITKRIYDEVPGDDDVTKMQYLDLNLWMPGDILLKADKMSMAHSIELRVPFLDKEVMELAKNIPSRYRVNDIDTKYVLRQAAHKELPEEWAKRPKLGFPVPIRHWLREEKYYKMVKEMFTTDFANEFFDTKQLVGYLDEHYEGNANRGRYIWTAYVFLVWYKQFFVDM from the coding sequence ATGTGCGGATTTATAGGCTATATTAATGGAACAAATGTGATTGATCATCATCAAACGATTGAAAATATGATGAATACAATTATTCACCGTGGACCAGACAGCGGTGGGATTCACAGTGATGATAAAGTAACTTTAGGATTCCGTCGATTAAGTATTATCGACTTATCAGACGTGGCGAATCAACCGTTATACAGTGCGGATGGTAACATCGTTCTCGTATTTAATGGAGAAATTTTTAATTTCCAAGAGTTACGTGCTGATTTGATTGCAAAAGGTCACAACTTTAAAACACACTCTGATAGTGAAGTTATTATTTATGGTTATGTTGAATACGGAGTAGAGTTTGTCAAAAAGCTTCGCGGAATGTTCGCATTCTGTATTTGGGACAAGAAGAATGACTTACAATTCATCGCTCGTGATGGGTTTGGTATTAAGCCACTGTATTACACAGAAAATACAACGGATGGTACTTTTATTTTCGGTTCAGAAATTAAATCATTTTTACCGCACCCATCATTTATTAAAGAATTAAATAAAAATGCACTGCGTCCTTATTTAACGTTCCAATATTCTTCAATGGACGAAACGTTCTTTAAAGGTGTGTACAAATTACAACCAGCACACTATATGCTTATTCAAAATGGTAAAAAGAAAATTGTGCAGTATTGGGATAAAAAATTCCATGCGAAAGAAGCTCCTATTGAAAAATATGTAGAAGACATTCGTACGACAGTAAGTGAATCAGTTGATGCGCATCAAATAAGTGATGTAAAGGTTGGTTCTTTCTTATCAGGTGGTATTGATTCAAGTTATATTACATCGTTATTACGCCCGGATAAATCCTTCTCTGTCGGCTTCTCTGACTACGAAGATATGTTTAATGAAACAAACTTAGCAAAAGATTTATCGGATACATTAAATATTCAAAATGAGCGTAAATATATTTCTGCAGATGAGTGTTTTGAAGCATTACCAAAAATTCAGTGGCATATGGACGAGCCGCAATCGAATCCATCTTCTGTACCGCTTTACTTCCTTTCTGAGTTAGCATCGAAGGATGTAACAGTTGTACTTTCAGGTGAAGGTGCGGATGAAATCTTTGGTGGCTACTCATGGTATCAAAACTCTGGCAAAATGCAAAAATATGAGAAAGTTCCATTTGGGATCCGTAAGGCATTACGTGGTATTGCAGAGGCATTACCTAAAAATCAGTACACGCACTTCCTTGTTAAAGGTGGTCAAACGGTAGAAGAACGCTTTATTGGGGAAGCGGTTGTATGGGATGAAGAAGATGCATTAAATGTCTTAAAGCCAGACTATAAAAATGGTCCATCTGTAAAATCGATTACAAAACGTATTTACGATGAAGTACCAGGTGATGATGATGTTACTAAAATGCAGTATCTTGATTTAAATCTTTGGATGCCAGGCGATATTTTATTAAAAGCAGATAAAATGAGTATGGCTCATTCTATCGAATTACGTGTACCGTTTTTAGATAAAGAAGTGATGGAATTAGCGAAAAACATTCCATCAAGATATCGCGTAAATGATATTGATACGAAATATGTTCTTCGTCAAGCTGCACATAAGGAATTACCTGAAGAATGGGCAAAACGTCCAAAGCTTGGTTTCCCAGTGCCAATTCGTCACTGGCTACGTGAAGAAAAGTATTACAAGATGGTAAAAGAAATGTTTACAACTGATTTTGCCAATGAATTCTTTGATACTAAGCAATTAGTAGGCTATCTAGATGAGCACTATGAAGGAAATGCGAATCGTGGACGTTATATTTGGACAGCTTATGTGTTCTTAGTATGGTATAAACAATTTTTCGTAGACATGTAA
- a CDS encoding NAD(P)/FAD-dependent oxidoreductase, which produces MYDVIVIGGGPSGLMAAIAAGERKKKVLLLEKGTKLGKKLAISGGGRCNVTNRLSVEEIVKHIPGNGRFLYSPFTVYNNEDIIAFFEGLGVGLKEEDHGRMFPVSNRAQDVVDALIRQLQRLHVEVRLNTPVNKLLMDEEKILGVRLTDGTEIRSEAVVVAVGGKAVPQTGSTGDGYPWAERAGHTITTLFPTEVPVISKEDFIQARELQGLALRDVAVSVLNKKGKVLVTHQMDMLFTHFGLSGPAILRCSQFVVKELMKTGYEPVTMRIQTLVDYNEETCLQYLNRLIKEDPKKAVKNVWKGIAPERWLLFLCERADIDVQMTGIELSQEKIRNLARLLVNFTMTVSSTQSLEKAFVTGGGVSVKEIEPKTMASKKKVGLFFCGEILDIHGYTGGYNITSALVTGRIAGMNAAL; this is translated from the coding sequence ATGTACGATGTTATCGTTATCGGCGGTGGCCCATCCGGTTTAATGGCCGCTATCGCTGCTGGAGAGCGTAAAAAGAAAGTTTTATTACTAGAAAAAGGGACGAAGCTCGGTAAAAAATTGGCCATTTCTGGCGGTGGTCGTTGTAATGTTACCAATCGTTTGTCTGTTGAAGAAATAGTTAAGCACATTCCTGGAAATGGTCGTTTTCTTTACAGTCCTTTTACGGTTTACAATAACGAAGATATTATCGCATTTTTTGAAGGACTGGGTGTGGGATTAAAGGAGGAAGATCATGGGCGTATGTTCCCCGTATCTAATCGTGCTCAAGATGTAGTCGATGCACTTATTCGTCAGCTTCAGCGGCTTCATGTTGAAGTACGCTTAAACACACCCGTTAATAAGCTTCTAATGGATGAGGAAAAAATTCTTGGGGTACGCCTTACAGATGGCACTGAAATTCGCAGTGAGGCCGTCGTCGTTGCGGTTGGTGGGAAAGCTGTTCCACAAACAGGCTCAACAGGAGATGGTTATCCATGGGCAGAACGTGCTGGTCATACAATCACAACACTTTTCCCTACTGAGGTTCCTGTTATCTCAAAAGAGGACTTTATTCAAGCTCGTGAGCTACAAGGGCTAGCGTTACGAGATGTCGCTGTCTCCGTTTTAAACAAAAAGGGCAAAGTACTTGTAACCCATCAAATGGATATGCTCTTTACCCATTTCGGATTAAGCGGTCCTGCTATTTTACGCTGTAGTCAATTTGTCGTTAAAGAATTAATGAAAACAGGTTACGAGCCTGTGACAATGCGTATTCAAACCCTTGTTGATTATAATGAAGAGACGTGTCTGCAATATTTAAACAGGTTGATAAAAGAAGATCCAAAAAAAGCAGTGAAAAATGTTTGGAAAGGAATTGCGCCTGAACGCTGGTTGTTATTTTTGTGTGAACGTGCAGATATCGATGTACAAATGACAGGCATTGAATTATCACAGGAAAAAATTCGTAACTTAGCTAGACTACTCGTTAATTTCACAATGACGGTTAGTAGTACGCAGTCTCTTGAAAAAGCATTTGTCACTGGGGGCGGAGTGTCTGTTAAAGAGATTGAACCAAAGACGATGGCCTCAAAGAAAAAGGTTGGATTATTCTTCTGCGGTGAAATCCTTGATATTCACGGCTACACAGGTGGCTATAATATAACGTCTGCACTTGTTACAGGACGTATCGCAGGGATGAACGCAGCACTGTAA
- a CDS encoding AIM24 family protein → MGKFSLNEFINKTQQDENENEYFELETERVLEVNLNGEVWSKMGAMISYTGDIKFERERVLEHGLGKMFKKAITGEGTQLMKAKGSGRLYLADQGKKVTIFDLNDEIICVNGNDLLAFEPSVEWDIHLMRKVAGVMSGGLFNVTLQGTGKVAITTHFEPLTLLVKPGETVYTDPHATVAWSGNLTPEFKTDISFRTFIGRGSGESIQMSFSGEGFVIIQPFEEVYMSKEG, encoded by the coding sequence ATGGGGAAATTTTCTTTGAATGAATTTATCAATAAAACACAACAGGATGAAAACGAAAACGAATATTTCGAGTTAGAAACTGAGCGTGTACTAGAGGTCAACCTAAATGGTGAAGTTTGGTCGAAAATGGGTGCGATGATTTCTTATACAGGCGATATAAAGTTTGAGCGTGAGCGTGTGTTGGAGCATGGTCTAGGTAAAATGTTTAAAAAGGCCATAACAGGCGAAGGTACTCAACTTATGAAAGCGAAAGGGAGCGGGCGACTGTATTTAGCCGATCAAGGAAAAAAAGTAACGATCTTCGATTTAAATGATGAAATTATTTGTGTCAACGGTAATGACTTACTTGCATTTGAGCCAAGTGTAGAGTGGGATATTCATTTAATGCGTAAAGTGGCAGGAGTCATGTCAGGTGGGTTGTTTAATGTAACATTACAAGGAACAGGAAAAGTAGCGATAACGACACATTTCGAACCGTTAACCTTGTTAGTGAAGCCAGGTGAGACGGTTTATACGGATCCACATGCTACAGTTGCATGGTCAGGCAATTTGACACCAGAGTTTAAAACAGATATTAGCTTCCGTACTTTTATCGGTCGTGGGAGCGGTGAGTCCATTCAAATGTCGTTTTCAGGTGAAGGATTTGTCATTATTCAGCCGTTTGAGGAAGTGTATATGTCTAAAGAAGGCTAA
- a CDS encoding OFA family MFS transporter, protein MNKNRWLIALSAIAIHLSIGGAYAYSVYKLPIVTEMGWSETNVTIAFTIMMGLAGSSAALFGNLVEKMGPRKSAMIAAVLFGAGQAGAGVAISMDSVTMYWLTYGLLSGLGMGIGYISPVSTLVKWFPDRRGLATGMAVLGFGSGALITAPVAANLMEAVGISTTYYILGASYFTLMILGALYIVPPAPDYMPANMKAAAKNGKDVVKKDLAVMSAREAVKTKHFWMLWAMHLVNVTAGIMMISVASPMAQEIVGLSVAGAAAMVGVMGLFNGGGRLVWAAVSDYIGRSNVFVIFFIAQLVTFIVLPYTTNVIIFQALIFLVVSCYGGGFSNLPAFASDLFGTKQLGVIHGYLLTTWSLGGVFGPLLVSAIKNAYGSYIPVFYVFTGLIAASLIIALTLRADIRKQTALKEASQKVGDVSATR, encoded by the coding sequence ATGAATAAAAATAGATGGTTAATTGCATTATCCGCAATCGCTATTCATCTTTCGATCGGTGGAGCCTATGCATACAGTGTATATAAGCTACCGATTGTCACAGAGATGGGTTGGAGTGAAACAAACGTAACGATTGCCTTTACAATAATGATGGGGCTTGCTGGTTCTTCTGCAGCATTATTTGGTAACTTAGTAGAGAAAATGGGGCCACGTAAGTCTGCGATGATAGCAGCTGTTCTATTTGGAGCAGGACAAGCTGGTGCTGGTGTGGCGATTTCAATGGATTCCGTAACAATGTACTGGTTAACATATGGTTTACTAAGTGGATTGGGTATGGGGATTGGTTATATTTCACCTGTATCGACATTAGTAAAATGGTTCCCAGACCGCCGAGGTTTAGCAACAGGTATGGCTGTACTTGGATTTGGATCAGGGGCACTAATTACAGCACCGGTTGCAGCTAACTTAATGGAGGCTGTGGGTATTTCTACAACTTACTATATTTTAGGGGCAAGTTATTTCACGTTAATGATTTTAGGGGCTTTATATATAGTACCGCCTGCACCTGATTATATGCCAGCGAATATGAAGGCTGCTGCAAAAAATGGTAAAGATGTTGTGAAAAAAGATTTAGCTGTAATGTCAGCGCGTGAAGCTGTAAAAACTAAGCATTTTTGGATGTTATGGGCGATGCATTTAGTAAACGTAACAGCAGGTATTATGATGATTTCTGTTGCATCTCCAATGGCTCAGGAAATTGTAGGGTTATCAGTTGCGGGAGCCGCAGCGATGGTAGGAGTAATGGGATTATTTAATGGTGGTGGTCGTTTAGTATGGGCTGCTGTGTCTGACTATATTGGTCGTTCGAACGTCTTTGTAATTTTCTTTATCGCACAGCTAGTTACATTTATCGTCTTACCATATACAACAAACGTAATTATTTTCCAAGCACTTATTTTCTTAGTTGTTAGTTGCTATGGTGGAGGCTTCTCGAATTTACCTGCATTTGCAAGTGATTTATTCGGTACGAAACAACTTGGTGTTATTCATGGTTATTTATTAACGACATGGTCATTAGGTGGTGTTTTTGGTCCGCTTTTAGTAAGCGCAATTAAAAATGCTTATGGAAGCTATATTCCAGTATTCTATGTGTTTACAGGATTAATTGCAGCTTCATTAATAATTGCATTAACGTTACGTGCAGATATACGTAAACAAACAGCATTAAAAGAAGCTTCTCAAAAGGTTGGAGACGTCTCCGCTACAAGATAA